Within the Erigeron canadensis isolate Cc75 chromosome 6, C_canadensis_v1, whole genome shotgun sequence genome, the region aCCTATTCTAGTAGTTCCATCACCTTCTTGACCTTACCCCGATTTTACTCGCTACTAAATACGCATTGTCGTTTCGATTTAACGACTTGTCATCGGGCTTTTTTCGATGTCTTAAAGTTGCTTGAATGACCGCAACTCATACGTTCCCCAATTACTGTATCTCTGTATTCGAAAGTGTGCAGGAGTATATATTAGTGCTTTGTTTGTCGGGTGACCTGTTTTCTACAAATATTGTTTGTCTATGAATCACAAAGTACACGATTCGAGCTCTTAGTTTAGGCATACGAAATCCGCTTAGCTAAATGATTTGTAgggttaattaatcattatgaGGGcctggcttgggtatacccatgttcaagtctgaggcggcagggtttacccctattgatcgtcatgccttcgggcggattagtagggggttttcccccatcgggtatttgaaataggcatttctacttcgagggagctctctagcgcggacccggttaagacaacgtatgctagaccttccgctgtcgaatcgcgacacgaagtttccagcgaaattcacctttcaaaaaaaaattaaaaattaatcattATGGTCTTATGCTAATGAGACTTTATTATGTGCCCCTGTGAAAAAATGTAGGTTGGTTGTGATTTTAAGACATGGctattgaagaagaagaaactatAGAGCAAGCGGCGGCAGCTCGTCGTGAGAGGTTGAAAGCTCTGAAAGCTGCTCAACAACTTCTTGAAAATCCCGGGGATGATGGAGCTCCGGACAGTGATAAACCTGACGGTGAAAATGGAGCTGATGATGAAGACAAGTAAGCAGCTACAATCCCTATTCTTTTTATGGACTACTTTTGATTTCTCAAATCGATGTTTATTGTGGTTGGTATATGTTTTGCTAAAGTTAATTACTAATCTGGAGGTGTcagtttcaacccatttacttatggatgggtcgatttgggttgtgtttttCTCAAACTGGTCAAATAATTTTTATAGCTAGAACAAGTTGAAATTTCAGCATGTTATGCATACAGCCTCCCAGACTAGTTTTATTCTAGCATGTTGGACTGGTTGTTTAAATACTTGTGTTTTTCTCAAACTGGTTAAAATGGAAATGGGTTTAAAGTAGCCCAAAGTCTATTTATAGGCATACAGCCATCCAAATTGGTTCTTTTCAAAGAGTTGATTTGTTAGTGTAAACACTTTTGCTTATTAGATACAGTTACGACATTAATCGCTAGTAACTCgtgtatttttagtttaaaaatgGACAAAAGAAATTTCTTATACCTGAGCGCATTTTGTCTGACAACCCAACCTGCAACCTCTTTTTAATGTTGTAAGATTATCTTTCAAGAGTGAGAAACGTTATGAAAAAGTGAAATAGAGACATTTGTCTATGTGGTAATTCGTAATTGCATGTAGCATCATACGTCCTTACGCCACAATTAGacctggcaaaatgggcgggtcggGCGGGTTTGGataacgggtcaaaatgggtacGGGTCGAAACGGGTGCGGGTCAAAGCGGGTCATTTCAGGAATGCGGGTCTAACAGGTGCGGGTCAAAGCGGGTTGGGTGCGGGTCAAcccacactttttttttcttttttacaaatCACGTCTTacctaattttttaaaatcaagtAAAGACTTAATTAGATTTGTTGCTCAAAAGTGCGCGTATCATTTTTCAAactaaataatgtttttaaatatgGTCACAACTTTAATATACATATGTTCACgttatatatcattataaacATAAGCACTGTAATATATTAGAACAAGgttaaaagttaattaaattatcaaccaataataatatgataaataaagataaagaaaaaaaacgtattagaaaaagtaaaaatcaaTTAGATTATCaacaaatacgagtaatatataaaatgataaataaacatGAAGGAAAagttatgcattaaaaaaattaaaagtcaattaGAATATCAATAAGACAACAtattaaataatagtaataaaataaataaagatgaaggaagaaaaatatgtataaaaaattaaagttcaattaaattatcaacaaataaaaacataaaaatgtgaTAGATAAAGACGATAAACAAATTGATGCTTAATTGCTTAGTGACTAACATAACTACATAAGGACCTGAGTAATGTCGGCATATATCACATTAATGAGTAAAGCTTCAAATCTTCAATACCCAATCACTCTAAATTTTAACACCCGCTCGACCCgcataaaactaataataaccTTAGATGCCATAAGTGAGACCCGCTTGTATATGTTTTCAGCCGCCCAGTTATacccaatcaataaaataatttatccAATTAAGCCCAATTCAATTGAAATGGGTATGCTTTGCCAGGGATAGCCACAATGATGATGGATCACGTTTTACATTAGCTGTGGTCTTGTGGTTCCTACTACTGAACTGATAAATTGTCAGTCTCTAAGTTGGTGTGTGGAAATGGATTACAGATGTTTCCTCCATTTAGTTGCTCTCACATAACGTACATTGTTCTGGATATGTTGCATATAAGAAGATACATCAAGCAATGCTATATGCGGAAATTATAGAAgttaaatttcaatattaaGTTATAATGCCGCATTCGGATTAAATTTATTGACAATACAATCTCTAAAAAGTTGCTATATAATCCAAGTTAAAATGATTGGGtggtttaattgttttatttaatcaTCACATAGTGACATagtcacatagatatgcaaaaTTAAAGGTTAATTATTGGGAAGGTTTGCACAAGCATTCATTGATGTTTTTGTCGCAAGTATAAAATAGCTATTGATATTTTTTGCTGCCTGTTATCTGGAAAGCATGCATATTGTATTTTCTTAGTTTAGTTGATAGTGTTTTTATATGGTTGGAACTTGGAAGATATATCTATAGCCCAACTTTTTGCTTGCAATAgacatataaaatcaaatattatagATAAATCTTAAACATATGTTTACCGTTCATGGCAGATGATTCACTTCATTTTTCCAAGTTATGTTAGGAGTTAATATGTATGTGTGATTTGTTAACAAATTACTAAACCTTTGCAGTGATGTCAATGTCAAATTCCGAAATTACCTACCTCATGATAAGCAGCTTCAGGAGGGTAAACTTGCTCCACCCCAATTACCGAAGTTTGAAGACCCTGTTGCTAGTGAACCTCCAGTTGAAGAGAAAAAAGAGGTAAGTTAGGGCTTCTAATGATTTTTTAATCTGTTAgttatttcttttatgaaaCCGCGTGTTATAATAAATCTTATATAATTGTATACCACTACATTAAATATTCTCCAGGATCCTTTCTTGAACATTGCCCCCAAAAAGCCAAACTGGGATCTTAGAAGGGATGTACAGAAGAAACTTGATAAGCTTGAAAAGCGCACACAGAAGGCCATCTTTCAAGTTATGGGTATGTGAATCCTTGCTATCTATTTATGCTGTATATAAATGGGTAGCATTCTACTCAAACGTGTAGTTCATCTTTTATTGTCTACATAACATTGCCTTTCTGTACCAAAAACAGATTGCACTTCGGTTTCCAGCATCTTATGAATTCTTTTATAAGTTTCATAAGATGCCGGAAACCGAAGTGCAATCTGTTTTTGGTACAGAAAGGCAATCCATATTATCGATCTTACATGTGGAAAACAATTCAATTATGATATTGCTTTAAAATGattaagtgttttttttatgcCATATACTGATATACCATAAGTTATTCTACCTTCTTACCTATGAACATCATATTTTTTTGACTTAAACATtctcaaaatgatttttttttttttttgctttttggcACCTCACCTGTCTAAAATACCTTCCAATAAATACCTCAGAgcaacaagaaaaacaaaagctGTTGGCTGAAGATGGTAGAGAAGATGATTCTGAGAACTAGAAAACAGCTTTCTAAGGTATACACATGCAACCTAGCTTACTCTTATAACATTTGTAATGTCTTAGCCTTAAATAGCCACGTTTGTTTTGGCTAAGCTTATGTTTTGAAGAGGGTACACTTAGTTATGCACTTATAACTTCATACGATGGC harbors:
- the LOC122606201 gene encoding coiled-coil domain-containing protein 12-like; the protein is MAIEEEETIEQAAAARRERLKALKAAQQLLENPGDDGAPDSDKPDGENGADDEDNDVNVKFRNYLPHDKQLQEGKLAPPQLPKFEDPVASEPPVEEKKEDPFLNIAPKKPNWDLRRDVQKKLDKLEKRTQKAIFQVMEQQEKQKLLAEDGREDDSEN